The Fibrobacter sp. UWB5 genome contains a region encoding:
- a CDS encoding CotH kinase family protein, translating into MGHVCRLAKGGLFLVLLSICACGDSVSEAPTGTEVAATESTTSITPVDFPNSSFFNSSSSLWAPQSSSSSQAQQGFSSPQMQPTSSSLWNSQTSSSSVKNIPLPNNGIPYVRIIATDSIDTEYVACTIEIAGNGQYEDITPAGARIRQRGNSTRLWYDKKPYRIKLDNKTSFLGLPANKDWVLLANYRDQSKFMNAIAFDMARYMGSFPFVNANRFVEVEINGDYMGMYQLTEQIERATSRVDIDTSGLLLSLDMDDGPELSPDAGNNFYSKVYGMPVAVKYPKNISAERLEAIAADFATLEQAIVSADYDNVQKLMDMESFIDFILLQEITRNVELEAPRSMYLYRDDTGKYHMGPVWDFDGGFGYGWDEDTKEYFTSQSWILGTGNPSKSPYNCTAESKNDWGMCNGTNMRFNNYDGRAVPGFFANMFANGTFLAAYRARWESHKTGILAEAFAKLDAYVSQTAIALENDATRWPPIRRYDTEIQTLKKWLAERADNYSSVLMQY; encoded by the coding sequence ATGGGACATGTTTGTAGACTGGCGAAAGGTGGGCTGTTTCTGGTTTTACTATCAATCTGCGCCTGCGGAGATTCCGTTTCCGAAGCACCAACCGGTACCGAAGTCGCAGCCACCGAAAGTACCACAAGCATTACGCCCGTCGATTTTCCGAACAGTTCATTTTTTAACAGTTCATCTTCTCTTTGGGCACCGCAAAGTTCTTCATCGTCTCAGGCGCAGCAAGGCTTTTCTTCGCCTCAAATGCAGCCGACATCGTCTTCACTATGGAATTCGCAGACATCGTCTTCTTCCGTCAAAAACATCCCCCTGCCGAACAACGGCATTCCCTACGTGCGAATCATCGCCACCGACAGTATCGACACGGAGTACGTCGCCTGCACTATCGAGATTGCAGGTAACGGTCAATACGAGGACATCACACCGGCAGGTGCAAGAATTCGCCAGCGCGGCAACTCCACAAGGCTCTGGTACGACAAGAAGCCGTACCGCATCAAGCTTGACAACAAGACAAGCTTTCTCGGGCTCCCCGCCAACAAGGACTGGGTGCTGCTCGCCAACTACCGCGACCAGAGCAAGTTCATGAACGCCATCGCGTTCGACATGGCACGCTATATGGGCAGTTTCCCGTTCGTGAACGCGAATCGCTTCGTGGAGGTCGAAATCAACGGGGATTACATGGGCATGTACCAGTTGACCGAACAGATCGAGAGGGCCACAAGCCGCGTAGACATCGACACAAGCGGTCTGCTGCTCAGCCTCGACATGGACGACGGTCCGGAACTTTCTCCCGACGCAGGCAACAACTTCTACAGCAAGGTATACGGGATGCCCGTCGCCGTAAAATACCCGAAAAACATTTCCGCAGAACGGCTCGAAGCCATCGCTGCCGACTTCGCCACCCTGGAACAGGCAATCGTAAGCGCCGATTACGATAACGTGCAGAAACTGATGGACATGGAAAGTTTCATCGACTTCATCCTGCTACAGGAAATCACGCGCAACGTGGAACTGGAAGCACCGCGAAGCATGTACCTCTACCGGGACGATACCGGGAAATACCACATGGGGCCCGTCTGGGATTTTGACGGAGGTTTCGGCTACGGCTGGGACGAGGATACCAAGGAGTACTTCACGAGCCAGAGTTGGATTCTCGGGACAGGCAACCCCTCGAAAAGCCCCTACAACTGCACTGCAGAAAGCAAGAACGACTGGGGAATGTGCAACGGCACAAACATGCGCTTCAACAATTACGACGGCAGGGCGGTTCCAGGTTTCTTCGCTAACATGTTCGCGAACGGCACGTTCCTCGCCGCATACAGGGCGCGCTGGGAATCGCACAAAACTGGAATCCTCGCAGAAGCCTTCGCAAAGCTCGACGCCTACGTTTCGCAGACCGCAATCGCTCTCGAAAACGACGCTACCCGCTGGCCGCCAATCCGCCGGTACGATACCGAAATCCAGACGCTAAAAAAATGGCTCGCCGAGCGAGCCGATAATTACAGCAGCGTGCTGATGCAATACTAG
- a CDS encoding DUF4859 domain-containing protein, with product MRKSCLGLIPGAVLSAALGVHTYAASGDAYTWPGYRSDLDYDTKSNLGDIQPPTKFNNNCSGVTGKKAGKWWAFYWGKDRDSRITDVTIDSILKKYDTDFEYLYNEMGWAPDAQAQEGQYSAIYYYGSGTCAGGAKTDTTGGWQSWVAGYTAVAASFYPLYSFNTSCPYRDRVAQMDAMIHEGIHSMTNGYPGAKDAHWFQEAGNTWIQQDMFSHREGVYSGMGFLNAATVIAPFMPIETYSGWLIDGTFGGPGGGADGGGVTGKNQRYLLGGSQYSNIFPTFIGTWIGTGAVRWIYGNAYGKTKYLLETYGLDKGLGDAGVRRLITEFRARLAMLDMKKWSGEIKNLLNQHFGSDTYWEQDMWDNNRKSYTWTMTPYQTVTESNGYLVPNQETTPGWSGSNVVPLKVQSGAKEVTVSFYPNGANSNNSNMNFLLCYRATDGTPVYSEPITGEGSATLRLDKTPSSTNGTPMVFAVIVNTDYQYTGNTGIRKLHYDYKLKLETGVSGAGAANVKYYNDFKLDYKWPEIGETPVVSSSSVASSSSVAPASSSSVVASSSSEKIVLDGATTYSISVTLPIDDNYATVAAKFDVNEIAQKLGLTAATLSQASFFAQESDGNIVTNSTATAPGHWFGKDGKVVEWGESAYVFSEADLSRGTLAVGHYPNRVKDGEKYSFTQGLSHNGKSVLFKVNVTITNEKGSGEATAALMYGLEGISTHIDLALRRGQIEVRYTLPQRDNVKISLFTGFGALIAQEVVGMQNAGAHTFAFDMNGLPMATYIVKVTTGSYREARPINITR from the coding sequence ATGCGAAAAAGTTGTTTGGGATTGATTCCGGGCGCCGTTTTGTCGGCTGCCCTAGGTGTTCACACATACGCGGCGTCGGGTGATGCTTACACATGGCCCGGTTACCGCAGCGACCTGGATTACGACACAAAGTCTAATCTGGGCGACATTCAGCCGCCGACCAAGTTCAATAACAATTGTTCGGGCGTTACCGGAAAGAAGGCCGGTAAATGGTGGGCGTTTTATTGGGGCAAGGATCGCGACAGCCGCATTACCGACGTGACGATTGATTCGATCCTCAAGAAGTACGATACCGATTTCGAGTACCTGTACAATGAAATGGGCTGGGCGCCGGATGCCCAGGCGCAAGAAGGCCAATACAGTGCCATTTACTATTACGGTTCGGGCACTTGTGCCGGTGGTGCGAAGACGGACACCACGGGTGGTTGGCAGTCGTGGGTGGCGGGCTACACGGCCGTGGCGGCCTCGTTCTATCCGCTATACAGTTTCAATACGAGTTGCCCCTATCGCGATCGTGTGGCGCAGATGGATGCGATGATTCACGAAGGAATTCACTCGATGACGAACGGCTACCCTGGCGCAAAGGATGCACACTGGTTCCAGGAAGCGGGTAACACCTGGATTCAGCAGGATATGTTCAGCCACCGCGAAGGTGTATACAGCGGTATGGGATTTCTGAATGCGGCGACGGTTATTGCGCCGTTTATGCCTATTGAAACCTATTCGGGCTGGCTGATTGACGGCACTTTCGGTGGCCCTGGTGGCGGCGCCGATGGCGGTGGCGTGACCGGTAAGAATCAGCGTTACCTGCTGGGTGGCTCGCAGTACAGTAATATCTTCCCGACGTTTATCGGCACGTGGATTGGTACGGGGGCTGTTCGCTGGATTTACGGAAACGCTTACGGCAAGACCAAATACCTGCTCGAGACCTACGGCCTCGACAAGGGCCTTGGCGATGCGGGCGTGCGCAGGCTCATTACCGAATTCCGCGCAAGGCTTGCGATGCTTGACATGAAAAAATGGTCCGGCGAAATCAAGAATTTGCTGAACCAGCATTTTGGAAGCGACACCTACTGGGAACAGGACATGTGGGACAATAACAGGAAAAGCTACACCTGGACCATGACGCCCTACCAGACGGTGACGGAAAGCAACGGCTACCTTGTTCCGAATCAGGAAACAACTCCGGGTTGGTCTGGCTCGAACGTGGTGCCGCTGAAGGTACAAAGCGGCGCTAAAGAAGTGACGGTGAGTTTCTACCCGAACGGCGCGAATTCCAATAACAGTAACATGAATTTCTTGCTGTGCTACCGCGCAACTGACGGTACACCTGTGTACAGCGAACCCATTACGGGCGAGGGCTCTGCAACGCTTCGCCTAGACAAGACGCCTTCTTCGACGAACGGCACGCCGATGGTTTTCGCGGTCATCGTGAATACCGATTACCAGTACACCGGCAACACGGGAATTCGCAAGTTGCATTACGATTATAAGTTGAAACTGGAAACGGGCGTAAGTGGCGCGGGTGCAGCAAACGTCAAGTATTACAACGACTTTAAACTGGATTACAAGTGGCCCGAAATCGGCGAAACCCCGGTTGTGTCCAGTAGTTCTGTGGCATCAAGCAGCTCTGTCGCTCCCGCAAGTTCCAGCAGCGTGGTGGCTTCCAGCAGCTCCGAAAAGATTGTCTTGGACGGAGCCACGACATATTCCATCTCGGTGACGCTTCCGATTGACGACAATTATGCGACGGTCGCGGCAAAATTTGATGTGAACGAAATCGCTCAAAAGCTTGGACTTACCGCAGCGACTCTTTCCCAGGCTTCCTTCTTTGCGCAAGAAAGCGATGGTAACATTGTTACCAACAGCACCGCCACCGCTCCGGGACACTGGTTCGGTAAAGACGGCAAGGTGGTGGAATGGGGTGAGTCCGCCTACGTGTTCAGCGAAGCCGACTTGTCGAGGGGAACGCTTGCCGTCGGACATTATCCGAACCGCGTGAAGGACGGCGAAAAGTACAGCTTTACGCAAGGGCTTTCGCACAACGGAAAATCGGTGCTGTTCAAGGTAAATGTGACTATCACCAACGAAAAGGGGAGTGGCGAGGCGACAGCGGCGTTGATGTATGGACTCGAGGGAATTTCGACTCATATCGACCTTGCGCTTCGTCGCGGACAGATCGAGGTTCGCTACACGCTTCCGCAGCGCGACAATGTAAAAATCAGCCTGTTTACAGGCTTTGGAGCCTTGATTGCCCAGGAAGTGGTTGGCATGCAGAACGCAGGTGCGCATACGTTTGCGTTTGATATGAATGGCTTGCCTATGGCGACCTATATCGTGAAGGTGACGACCGGCAGCTACCGCGAGGCACGACCGATCAATATTACCAGATAG
- a CDS encoding polysaccharide lyase family 1 protein, with product MKAKYLAILLMNVGLFAATPNFDMVGYATLEGGTTGGNGGKVVEVSNFAEFKQYAEDLETPYVIIVKGEINTGIKTFIDENGHVASSGTATTYGELVLVGNNKTIIGKGESAFLNRVGLMIQNKHNIIIRNIKFTMSDVPISKTDENKVIAFRNGAEVVLNDPDCIAISADSAATNWADKNKQGSHNIWIDHCEFYNAYTSNKDRYDGLLDAKNNIYNATFSWNYFHNHHKGSLIGNSNGDSLRHEITIHHNFYKDLDARTPMMRHTKIHLYNNYVLGQGTGNGPNVRYGSDDYFENNHYAGLSKAIFAGDDGVATIVGNYYEGCANFQSSGCNSKKMKISVNPGTSLTSKDTAWVTYDTEIPKGTFNPKSVYSYSADPVGDVKGLVTNYSGIGKIDISEYEKGTKIDPVIVSSSSVAEVSSSSVTSSSSSSENTTRLIATDVEFTISPMTKVQIFSLTGKLIKQGFYSEWEQLKSSLPQGHYIVRGLHQTLIFQSRGKCSRL from the coding sequence ATGAAAGCAAAATATTTGGCAATTCTCTTGATGAATGTGGGGCTCTTTGCGGCTACCCCTAACTTCGATATGGTGGGGTATGCCACTTTGGAAGGGGGCACTACCGGCGGTAACGGGGGCAAGGTTGTGGAAGTCTCCAACTTTGCAGAATTTAAGCAGTACGCCGAAGATTTGGAAACTCCTTACGTCATTATCGTGAAGGGTGAAATCAATACCGGTATCAAGACGTTTATCGATGAAAATGGCCATGTGGCCTCTTCGGGTACGGCAACGACTTATGGCGAATTGGTCTTGGTCGGCAATAACAAGACGATCATCGGTAAAGGCGAATCGGCGTTCCTTAATCGAGTGGGCCTGATGATTCAGAATAAACATAACATCATTATTCGTAACATCAAGTTCACCATGAGCGATGTTCCCATTAGCAAGACCGACGAAAACAAGGTGATCGCTTTCCGCAATGGGGCAGAAGTTGTCCTCAATGACCCGGACTGCATCGCGATTTCTGCGGACTCTGCTGCCACTAACTGGGCTGACAAGAATAAGCAGGGAAGCCATAACATTTGGATCGATCACTGCGAATTCTATAATGCCTACACCAGCAACAAGGACCGCTACGATGGTCTGCTGGATGCCAAGAACAACATTTACAATGCGACTTTTAGCTGGAATTATTTCCACAACCATCATAAGGGAAGCCTCATTGGCAATAGCAACGGAGATAGTCTTCGTCATGAAATAACTATCCACCATAACTTTTATAAGGACCTGGATGCGCGTACTCCCATGATGCGCCATACTAAAATTCACCTTTATAACAACTATGTTCTCGGTCAGGGAACAGGCAACGGCCCGAATGTTCGCTATGGTTCTGACGACTACTTTGAAAATAATCACTATGCGGGCCTCAGCAAGGCGATTTTCGCTGGCGATGATGGCGTGGCTACCATTGTTGGAAACTATTACGAAGGCTGCGCCAACTTCCAGAGTAGTGGCTGTAACAGCAAAAAAATGAAGATTTCCGTAAATCCCGGAACTTCGCTTACTTCCAAGGATACCGCATGGGTCACTTACGATACGGAAATCCCTAAGGGAACTTTCAATCCCAAGAGCGTCTACAGCTATAGTGCAGATCCCGTAGGCGATGTGAAGGGCTTGGTGACAAATTATTCTGGCATTGGTAAAATTGATATCAGCGAATATGAAAAAGGAACGAAAATCGACCCGGTGATTGTTAGCTCAAGTTCTGTCGCCGAAGTAAGTTCTAGTAGCGTTACGAGTTCTTCAAGTAGCTCCGAAAACACAACGCGGTTGATTGCAACCGATGTCGAGTTCACCATTTCGCCTATGACCAAGGTGCAAATTTTCTCCTTGACAGGAAAACTGATCAAGCAGGGCTTTTACAGCGAATGGGAACAATTGAAGTCTAGCCTCCCGCAAGGCCACTACATTGTGCGAGGGCTTCACCAAACATTAATATTCCAGTCCCGAGGAAAATGCTCTCGTCTTTAA
- a CDS encoding right-handed parallel beta-helix repeat-containing protein: MNYLKNIRLVEILTAAFAVLALAGNTHVKPGDDFISAMTKASAGDTVFFEAGTYQVPYTEGQANTITLSKSGMADKPIVFYAAGHATAVIDFQFPELTYVDKGVGLSMTGSYYELHGLAITRAGYQGAYVTGSYNKFYNMSFFENRNSGLEINKGGNHTLVVNVDAYRNYDPKKKGGMADGFASKQTQGAGNVFINCRAWENSDDGFDFFDSPDSVIVYDSWAFRNGVNVFGYAAELFDGNGNGFKMGGNKAQANHRCTRCIAFDNPVKGFDQNNNTGGITVEQSLAYRNGSSGAANYGMGGALNAGQKHHLRNNISYKGKNADSFGSSSEQKTNSWSISVTVSDDDFESLDTSLATIARNADGLLPYTKLFRLKKGSVLIDKGTEIGFDYVGSAPDLGPYEYGEIAAESSSSEVSSSSATTTVIRRRVAPADRRKDAPRFNALGRSVKSAEPFRWSVSWF, encoded by the coding sequence ATGAATTATTTGAAGAATATCCGCTTGGTGGAAATTTTGACGGCAGCTTTTGCCGTTTTGGCGCTTGCCGGGAATACCCATGTAAAGCCTGGCGACGATTTTATTTCGGCCATGACTAAGGCCTCCGCCGGAGATACCGTCTTTTTTGAAGCGGGAACATACCAGGTGCCCTATACAGAGGGTCAGGCGAATACGATTACACTTTCTAAGTCAGGAATGGCGGACAAGCCCATTGTGTTCTATGCGGCGGGCCATGCGACTGCCGTGATAGACTTCCAGTTCCCGGAACTCACCTATGTCGACAAGGGCGTGGGGCTGAGCATGACCGGCAGTTATTACGAACTGCACGGTCTCGCCATTACCCGTGCGGGATACCAGGGAGCCTATGTGACAGGGTCGTACAACAAGTTCTACAACATGTCGTTTTTCGAAAACCGCAATTCCGGTTTGGAAATTAACAAGGGCGGGAATCATACGCTGGTGGTCAACGTAGATGCGTACCGTAATTATGACCCCAAGAAAAAGGGCGGCATGGCTGACGGCTTTGCGAGCAAGCAGACTCAGGGAGCAGGAAATGTGTTCATCAACTGCCGTGCTTGGGAAAATTCCGACGACGGTTTTGACTTTTTTGATTCACCCGACAGTGTCATTGTCTATGATTCCTGGGCGTTCCGGAATGGGGTCAATGTTTTTGGCTATGCGGCCGAGCTCTTTGATGGAAACGGCAATGGCTTTAAGATGGGCGGCAATAAAGCCCAGGCGAATCACCGTTGCACGCGTTGTATTGCGTTTGACAATCCGGTAAAGGGCTTTGACCAGAACAACAATACGGGTGGCATTACGGTGGAACAGAGCCTTGCTTACCGCAACGGAAGCAGTGGTGCCGCCAATTATGGAATGGGTGGGGCGCTGAATGCGGGGCAAAAGCATCACCTGCGGAACAATATCTCTTATAAGGGCAAAAATGCCGACTCTTTTGGTTCGTCTAGCGAACAGAAAACGAATTCCTGGAGCATTTCGGTGACTGTGAGTGACGATGACTTTGAGTCGTTGGACACGAGCCTTGCGACGATTGCCCGAAATGCGGATGGACTGCTCCCGTACACAAAGTTGTTCCGCCTGAAAAAAGGGAGCGTCTTGATTGACAAGGGGACGGAAATTGGCTTTGATTATGTTGGCTCGGCACCGGATCTTGGACCTTACGAATATGGCGAAATTGCAGCAGAATCCAGTTCTTCGGAAGTGTCTTCTAGCAGTGCTACAACGACTGTTATTCGCCGCAGGGTGGCCCCTGCTGACAGGCGTAAAGATGCTCCGAGGTTCAATGCATTGGGGCGTTCGGTAAAATCCGCGGAACCTTTCCGTTGGAGCGTCAGTTGGTTTTAA
- a CDS encoding LamG-like jellyroll fold domain-containing protein yields MDTLKYFLAGFVALFVGCSSDSRVAGNSAETGSPELAGILVLDNGKPAARTKVQCVPGDYNIVAASEADQVLPSAFETETDENGNYEFDTIPSGSFSLEAFHQESGQMLLVQDLSAEEDEPLAVNDTLRNSGTVKFLVSGAFRENQGGEAIVIGTTIRRRVSVQNGKIVVDSLPADTFELIVYMDGMSPFGFKDVSVKPEETTVWGDSVTYTLKAPLALPEGIDSLGTVVSDFPLAIRLTDKEITFDSAEVVNGRWEAVRISQDGKRSKKLPITQTYFDASAKEAVFWVSVDSLNVSDSLELHFDNTMNPAYAKDVFPTNRSYSLVWHFDSGLAPVDDGAEKGYFEGLPTGAVAADGVVGKGAKLDDGDAIVAENSSAADSSRKVNLNYDGSGYFCFSVWVKLDNLEEKQTIFEKSKEYALRYDPEKGFVVDLWIPDTSSDSIKYAWVSGTSDIKAGEWVYVAFSRHTTSQSNFYVNDRKIETEPEQIAWTGVRELADFKVGSFTGTIDELMLGGCFRDDAWTRLTYLNQRPENYWPALSAR; encoded by the coding sequence ATGGATACTTTGAAATACTTTTTAGCGGGTTTCGTTGCCCTTTTTGTGGGTTGTTCTTCGGACAGCCGTGTGGCGGGCAATAGTGCCGAAACGGGTTCCCCGGAACTCGCGGGTATCTTGGTGCTTGACAATGGTAAGCCTGCCGCCCGTACGAAAGTTCAGTGTGTGCCGGGCGACTACAACATCGTTGCTGCAAGCGAGGCTGACCAAGTCCTGCCTTCTGCGTTCGAAACCGAAACGGATGAAAACGGAAACTATGAATTTGACACCATTCCGTCGGGCAGTTTCTCCTTGGAGGCTTTCCACCAGGAATCCGGCCAGATGCTTCTAGTGCAGGACCTGAGTGCCGAAGAGGACGAGCCCCTTGCTGTAAATGACACCTTGCGTAATTCCGGAACGGTCAAGTTTCTCGTATCGGGCGCGTTCCGCGAAAACCAGGGTGGCGAAGCCATCGTTATCGGGACGACCATTCGCAGAAGGGTTTCTGTACAGAACGGGAAAATCGTGGTCGATAGCCTCCCGGCAGACACGTTTGAACTTATTGTTTACATGGATGGCATGAGCCCGTTTGGATTTAAGGATGTTTCCGTAAAGCCTGAAGAGACTACAGTCTGGGGCGATTCGGTGACGTACACATTGAAAGCTCCGCTCGCGCTCCCCGAAGGAATCGATTCGCTCGGCACCGTCGTGAGCGATTTCCCGCTGGCCATACGCTTGACGGATAAGGAAATTACCTTCGATTCCGCGGAGGTGGTGAACGGCCGTTGGGAGGCCGTGCGCATTTCGCAGGACGGAAAACGCAGCAAGAAACTCCCCATTACGCAGACTTACTTTGACGCTTCTGCCAAGGAGGCCGTGTTCTGGGTGAGTGTCGATTCGCTGAATGTTTCAGATTCCCTGGAACTCCATTTTGACAACACCATGAACCCCGCGTACGCAAAGGATGTGTTCCCCACGAACCGCAGCTATTCTCTGGTGTGGCATTTCGATAGCGGCCTTGCACCTGTGGACGATGGAGCGGAAAAGGGCTACTTCGAAGGTCTGCCGACAGGGGCCGTGGCTGCCGACGGTGTTGTGGGCAAGGGCGCAAAACTTGATGACGGCGACGCTATTGTTGCCGAGAATTCGAGTGCGGCTGATTCATCGCGCAAGGTGAACTTGAATTATGACGGCAGCGGATATTTCTGCTTCTCGGTGTGGGTAAAACTTGACAATCTCGAAGAAAAACAGACCATCTTTGAAAAGTCCAAGGAATATGCGTTGCGCTATGATCCGGAGAAGGGCTTTGTGGTTGACCTCTGGATTCCCGATACGAGTTCCGATTCAATAAAATACGCCTGGGTGTCTGGAACGTCTGATATTAAGGCGGGCGAGTGGGTCTATGTTGCCTTCAGCCGCCACACGACTTCGCAGTCCAATTTCTACGTGAACGACCGCAAGATTGAAACGGAGCCAGAACAAATCGCTTGGACGGGCGTCCGTGAACTGGCCGACTTCAAAGTGGGTAGCTTTACCGGTACGATTGACGAACTCATGCTGGGAGGCTGCTTCCGCGACGACGCCTGGACGCGGCTCACTTACCTGAACCAGCGTCCCGAAAATTACTGGCCAGCCCTTTCGGCCCGCTAG
- a CDS encoding TIGR02147 family protein, with product MGEKKPTKRIFEYLDYREFLKDYYNAKKEANPAFSLRVFSDKIGFKAKDFISRVMNGDKNLSSQSIPKVASGLRLGKHETEFFVALVKFNQAETTDERNAAFEQMQAVLKVVRFAEKQHLLGHAQYMVYSDWRHLTIRSLIGMFGFDGDYEALAKRVHPPITVEQAKQSVKLLEECQLIKKDESGKYVLTESAITTGDRTSKLALRGYHQNCLKLAADSIDRDAPGTRHVSGLTLGISQEGYERIVERINAFRKEIALLAEEDEGSDKVFQLEFALFPVGGKGSEK from the coding sequence ATGGGCGAAAAGAAACCGACAAAAAGAATCTTCGAATACCTGGATTACCGGGAATTTTTGAAAGATTACTACAACGCAAAGAAAGAGGCGAACCCCGCCTTTTCGCTCCGCGTGTTTTCGGACAAGATCGGTTTCAAGGCCAAGGACTTTATTAGCCGCGTCATGAACGGCGACAAAAACCTTTCGAGCCAAAGCATTCCCAAAGTGGCTTCGGGACTCCGCCTCGGCAAGCACGAAACCGAATTTTTCGTAGCGCTTGTCAAGTTCAACCAGGCCGAAACCACCGACGAACGCAACGCCGCCTTCGAGCAAATGCAGGCCGTACTCAAAGTCGTACGATTCGCCGAAAAGCAGCACCTGCTCGGGCATGCTCAGTACATGGTATATTCCGACTGGCGGCATCTCACGATCCGCAGCCTTATCGGCATGTTCGGTTTCGACGGCGACTACGAGGCGCTCGCCAAGCGGGTTCACCCGCCCATTACTGTCGAACAGGCAAAACAGTCCGTAAAGCTACTCGAAGAATGTCAACTCATCAAGAAAGATGAATCGGGCAAGTACGTGCTGACCGAAAGCGCCATTACCACCGGCGATCGCACCTCGAAACTCGCACTCCGCGGCTATCACCAGAATTGCCTAAAGCTCGCAGCTGATTCCATCGACCGCGACGCTCCGGGCACACGCCATGTTTCGGGCCTTACGCTTGGAATCAGCCAAGAAGGCTACGAACGCATTGTAGAGCGAATCAACGCCTTCCGTAAAGAAATCGCGCTCCTCGCCGAAGAAGACGAAGGGAGCGATAAAGTTTTCCAGCTAGAATTCGCGCTGTTCCCCGTCGGCGGAAAAGGCAGCGAGAAATAG